In Methanococcoides sp. AM1, one genomic interval encodes:
- a CDS encoding site-specific integrase, which yields MTRDVDDVHSTHSGLIRAMERLRSADISQGNKDILENFVTACRLEGLAKNTVIWYANYGTRMAQRLQDIGFTGTIDQVDQAIFHRLLLYLEDERGMSQSSLRNYKKLVKKFFGWSCDGEAPKWVQNIKLKTIDTPVQPSDLLTQEEFDQLMGACKHPRDKALIAVLADSGMRVGALASCRIKHAEFNQYGAILYISQTSLSKKTTAAKGIPLTWSTGYLNQWLSVHPLREDPDAPLWVTLNQNMEPLSYKSVRSTIAKIGERAGLKKRVNPHTFRHLAITNWILDGLNEQEIKHRAGWSRGSTQMFKIYANFTDNEINERIFEKYGLKSDDKRHVTLKACPRCNNVLRPSDKFCSQCSLVLDRESLDKIQAYEEKIPELLQLVLKSDRGRDLIKHLS from the coding sequence ATGACTCGCGACGTAGATGATGTTCATAGTACCCACAGTGGTTTGATTCGTGCAATGGAGAGGCTCCGGAGCGCAGACATCAGCCAGGGTAACAAGGATATACTTGAGAACTTTGTGACTGCCTGTAGGTTGGAAGGCCTGGCAAAGAACACAGTGATCTGGTATGCTAACTACGGTACCAGGATGGCTCAACGGCTCCAGGATATAGGCTTCACAGGGACGATTGACCAAGTGGATCAGGCCATCTTCCACAGGCTGTTGTTGTACCTTGAGGACGAGCGCGGGATGTCACAGAGCAGCCTGAGGAATTACAAGAAGCTAGTTAAGAAGTTCTTTGGCTGGTCCTGTGATGGCGAGGCCCCAAAATGGGTGCAAAACATCAAACTCAAGACGATAGATACCCCTGTTCAGCCATCTGATCTGCTTACCCAGGAAGAGTTTGACCAACTCATGGGAGCATGCAAACATCCACGTGACAAGGCCTTAATTGCTGTTCTGGCTGACTCAGGCATGCGTGTGGGGGCTCTGGCATCTTGCCGTATCAAACACGCTGAATTCAATCAGTATGGAGCCATTCTGTACATCTCACAGACATCACTGAGCAAGAAGACAACTGCAGCCAAGGGGATCCCACTGACCTGGTCAACAGGATATCTCAATCAGTGGCTGTCTGTACATCCTCTTAGGGAAGATCCGGACGCTCCTCTATGGGTTACCCTCAACCAGAACATGGAACCATTGAGCTATAAGAGTGTAAGGAGCACGATTGCAAAGATAGGAGAACGGGCTGGTCTCAAGAAGCGAGTAAATCCCCATACCTTCAGACATCTTGCTATCACCAACTGGATCCTTGACGGCCTTAACGAACAGGAGATCAAGCATAGGGCTGGCTGGTCTCGTGGATCCACACAGATGTTTAAGATCTACGCGAACTTCACAGACAATGAGATCAACGAAAGGATTTTTGAGAAATATGGGCTCAAGAGTGACGATAAGAGACATGTGACACTCAAGGCCTGTCCACGCTGTAACAATGTTCTGAGACCTTCAGACAAGTTCTGCAGCCAGTGTTCACTTGTCTTGGACCGTGAATCGCTTGACAAGATCCAGGCATACGAGGAGAAGATTCCTGAACTGCTTCAGTTGGTGTTGAAGAGTGATCGTGGAAGGGATTTGATAAAGCATCTTTCCTGA
- a CDS encoding type II toxin-antitoxin system RelE/ParE family toxin, translated as MNIHADVVKFLNALDPGTKERIVDGLKVLGNLPVDGDVKKLKGTKGRKDLYRLRIGEYRAIYEVEDDNVYVLEVMLRGKGYGWLDRLLVL; from the coding sequence GTGAACATACATGCAGATGTGGTAAAGTTTCTGAACGCACTCGATCCTGGAACAAAAGAAAGGATCGTTGACGGGTTGAAAGTCCTTGGCAATTTGCCTGTTGATGGTGATGTCAAGAAGTTGAAAGGTACAAAGGGTAGGAAGGACCTATATCGCTTGCGTATAGGCGAATACCGAGCTATCTATGAAGTTGAAGATGATAATGTGTATGTTCTGGAAGTTATGCTTCGTGGAAAGGGTTACGGGTGGCTTGATCGGCTGCTCGTCCTCTAA
- a CDS encoding SEC-C metal-binding domain-containing protein — translation MKTGRNDPCPCGSGKKYKKCCISKENSQPRIKNASISKNIPGLWVDDLSLKKNYYNSIDELYDEIRATGRVPHGDEYTYGDEETGLTRTIEVEELCRHGHPSGGSVTFDQTDDGGWEGVESGSGGGGPCVLCEILKEGFEIGCPECGKPFPEFTEGEILEIYTKGIEPLGITCPNCGCKFIAIDENGIRISEPNNVKE, via the coding sequence ATGAAAACTGGAAGAAATGATCCATGTCCATGTGGTAGCGGCAAGAAATACAAAAAATGCTGCATTAGTAAGGAAAACTCCCAGCCAAGGATAAAAAATGCCTCCATCTCGAAGAACATTCCTGGGTTATGGGTTGATGATCTCTCTCTGAAAAAGAATTATTACAACTCAATAGATGAGCTCTACGATGAGATAAGAGCTACAGGAAGGGTTCCACATGGAGATGAATATACATATGGTGATGAAGAAACAGGGCTGACCCGCACAATTGAAGTAGAGGAATTGTGCAGACATGGCCACCCCAGTGGAGGCAGTGTCACCTTTGATCAAACAGATGATGGAGGATGGGAAGGGGTAGAAAGTGGTTCCGGAGGTGGAGGTCCCTGTGTCCTATGTGAAATCCTAAAAGAAGGATTTGAAATTGGTTGCCCTGAATGTGGAAAACCATTTCCAGAGTTCACTGAAGGCGAGATTTTAGAAATATATACAAAAGGCATTGAACCCCTCGGCATTACATGCCCCAACTGTGGATGCAAATTTATCGCAATTGACGAAAATGGCATCCGCATAAGTGAACCTAACAATGTTAAAGAATAA